From the Streptomyces syringium genome, one window contains:
- a CDS encoding cryptochrome/photolyase family protein: MDVSIALFTSDLRLRDHPVLAGALRAARRVVPLFVVDSRLAAAGFAVPNRAAFLADCLADLDEALRERGGRLVVRRGDAVEETCRVAAETGAGEVHLAGGVSGFALRREERLRAALAADGRGLRVHDAVVTAVPPGAVLPTGRDHYAVFTPYFRRWSAEAPRPVIAAPRTVPVPPEVRSEPLPRAASLARGEPSPALPEGGERAGRRRLGAWLRTGVTGYADRHDDLPGDATSRLSPYLHFGCLSPVELVTRARRTAGAGAEAFVRQLAWRDFHHQLLAARPDAARHDYRTRHDHWREDAGELAAWREGRTGYPVVDAAMRQLAHEGWMHNRARLLSASFLTKTLYLDWRAGARHFLDLLVDGDVANNQLNWQWVAGTGSDTRPNRVLNPLAQAKRFDPTGEYVRRWVPELAELPGPAVHHPWRLRATERSRYAYPEPIVDLDDALARFRAARGID, translated from the coding sequence ATGGACGTATCCATCGCCCTGTTCACCTCGGACCTGCGGCTGCGGGACCACCCCGTGCTCGCCGGCGCGCTGCGTGCGGCGCGCCGGGTGGTCCCGTTGTTCGTCGTCGACTCGCGCCTGGCGGCGGCGGGCTTCGCCGTGCCCAATCGGGCCGCCTTCCTGGCGGACTGTCTCGCCGATCTGGACGAGGCGCTGCGCGAGCGCGGCGGCCGGCTGGTGGTCCGCCGGGGTGACGCGGTGGAGGAGACCTGCCGGGTGGCGGCGGAGACGGGCGCCGGGGAGGTGCATCTCGCGGGGGGTGTCAGCGGCTTCGCGCTGCGCCGCGAGGAGCGGCTGCGGGCGGCGCTGGCGGCGGACGGGCGGGGCCTGCGGGTGCACGACGCGGTGGTCACGGCGGTGCCGCCGGGTGCGGTGCTGCCGACGGGCCGGGACCACTACGCGGTGTTCACCCCGTACTTCCGGCGCTGGTCGGCCGAGGCTCCGCGGCCCGTGATCGCCGCACCGCGCACGGTCCCGGTGCCGCCCGAGGTGCGCTCGGAGCCCCTCCCCCGGGCCGCGTCCCTCGCCCGGGGCGAGCCGTCCCCGGCGCTGCCGGAGGGCGGCGAGCGGGCGGGCCGCCGCCGGCTCGGCGCCTGGCTGCGCACGGGTGTGACGGGCTACGCCGACCGGCACGACGACCTGCCCGGGGACGCGACCTCCCGGCTCTCCCCCTATCTGCACTTCGGCTGTCTGTCACCGGTGGAGCTGGTCACGCGGGCCCGGCGGACGGCCGGCGCGGGCGCCGAGGCGTTCGTACGCCAGCTGGCCTGGCGGGACTTCCACCACCAGCTGCTCGCGGCCCGCCCCGACGCCGCCCGGCACGACTACCGCACCCGGCACGACCACTGGCGCGAGGACGCCGGGGAGCTGGCCGCGTGGCGGGAGGGCCGTACGGGGTACCCGGTGGTCGACGCGGCGATGCGGCAGCTCGCGCACGAGGGCTGGATGCACAACCGGGCCCGGCTGCTGTCGGCGAGCTTCCTCACCAAGACGCTGTACCTCGACTGGCGGGCCGGCGCCCGGCACTTCCTGGACCTGCTGGTGGACGGGGACGTCGCGAACAACCAGCTGAACTGGCAGTGGGTGGCGGGCACCGGCAGCGACACCCGCCCCAACCGGGTCCTCAACCCCCTGGCCCAAGCGAAACGCTTCGACCCGACCGGGGAGTACGTGCGCCGCTGGGTGCCGGAACTGGCGGAGCTGCCGGGCCCGGCGGTCCACCACCCCTGGCGCCTACGGGCCACGGAACGGAGCCGGTACGCCTACCCCGAGCCGATCGTCGACCTCGACGACGCCCTGGCCCGCTTTCGCGCGGCGCGCGGCATCGACTGA
- a CDS encoding aldo/keto reductase produces the protein MSKVPSITLNNGVEMPQLGFGVWQVPDDEATAAVSEALAAGYRSIDTAAIYENEVGTGKALAASGIARDELFVTTKLWNSASETWTRESVLREFDASLAKLGLDYVDLYLIHWPRAVRDDYLTILRTFAEIAESGRAKAVGVSNFQPAHLERVIAETSVVPAVNQIELHPNFPQAELRALHARHGIATEAWSPLGQGKDLLADPVIGRIAAKHGRTAAQIVLRWHLQLGNVAIPKSVTPSRIRENIDVFGFELDDEDLTAIAGLDNGTRLGPDPDEFDFN, from the coding sequence GTGAGCAAGGTCCCTTCCATCACCCTCAACAACGGCGTCGAGATGCCCCAGCTGGGCTTCGGCGTGTGGCAGGTACCGGACGACGAGGCCACCGCCGCCGTCTCCGAGGCCCTGGCCGCCGGGTACCGCAGCATCGACACCGCCGCGATCTACGAGAACGAGGTGGGTACGGGAAAGGCTCTCGCCGCCTCGGGCATCGCGCGTGACGAGCTCTTCGTCACGACCAAGCTGTGGAACAGCGCGTCCGAGACGTGGACGCGCGAGAGTGTTCTGCGCGAGTTCGACGCCTCCCTGGCGAAGCTCGGCCTGGACTACGTGGATCTGTATCTCATCCACTGGCCGCGGGCCGTACGCGACGACTACCTGACGATTCTCCGCACCTTCGCGGAGATCGCCGAGAGCGGGCGCGCGAAGGCCGTCGGCGTCTCGAACTTCCAGCCCGCGCACCTCGAGCGGGTGATCGCCGAGACGTCCGTCGTCCCCGCGGTCAACCAGATCGAGCTGCACCCCAACTTCCCGCAGGCCGAGCTGCGCGCCCTGCACGCCCGGCACGGCATCGCCACCGAGGCCTGGTCGCCGCTCGGCCAGGGCAAGGACCTCCTTGCCGACCCGGTCATCGGCCGGATCGCCGCCAAGCACGGCAGGACGGCCGCGCAGATCGTGCTGCGCTGGCACCTCCAACTCGGCAACGTGGCCATTCCGAAGTCGGTGACGCCCTCGCGCATCCGGGAGAACATCGACGTCTTCGGCTTCGAGCTGGACGACGAGGACCTCACCGCGATCGCCGGACTCGACAACGGCACGCGCCTCGGCCCGGACCCGGACGAGTTCGACTTCAACTGA
- a CDS encoding 4a-hydroxytetrahydrobiopterin dehydratase yields MAVEPLSQKDVEDRLQELPGWTTDGDRISRTYSFEGHFAAAAMVVHIAQIQEELGHHSDLTLGYNSVSLTVNTHSAGGKVTGLDVELARRVEAVAPGHGAR; encoded by the coding sequence ATGGCAGTCGAACCGCTCTCGCAGAAGGACGTCGAGGACCGCCTCCAGGAACTGCCCGGCTGGACCACCGACGGCGATCGGATCAGCCGTACATACTCCTTCGAGGGGCACTTCGCGGCGGCGGCGATGGTCGTCCACATCGCCCAGATCCAGGAGGAGCTGGGCCACCACTCCGACCTGACGCTCGGCTACAACTCGGTCTCCCTGACGGTGAACACGCACAGCGCGGGTGGCAAGGTCACCGGCCTCGACGTCGAACTGGCCCGCCGCGTCGAGGCGGTGGCCCCGGGCCACGGGGCCCGCTGA